The DNA region TGTCCGCAAGGATGGGCTGGACCATAAGGAAGATATCGATATCAGGATCCAATAAGTGAAAGGTGACTTGAAACCATGAACACTCATTCAAAAACCAATGTTTTTCAATGGATCAGCGTCCATTGGTTTGAGACCTTCCTGATCGTCTATGGTCTGTGGGTGTTCGTGCCCTTCCTCGCGCCCGTCTTCATGCAACTCGGATGGACGGGCGCGGGCCGGGCGGTCTATTTCATTTACTCCTTCTTTTGCCACCAATTGCCAGAGCGTTCCTTCTTCTGGTTTGGCGGGCAGACGATGTATTCACTGGGCGAAATCCAAGCCGCATGGCAAAATACCAGCAACCCGATGATCCTTCGCCAGTTCATCGGAAACGAAGCGATGGGGTGGAAGGTCGCCTGGTCGGACCGCATGATCTCGTTCTACACCAGCGTCTGGTTCTTTGCCTTGCTCTGGTATCCGTTTCGCCGCGGGATCAAACCCATCTCCTGGTGGTTTTTTTCGCTTCTGCTCCTCCCGATCGCCGTGGATGGCATCACTCATGCGGTCAGCGACCTGGCTGGCATCGGACAGGGATTCCGTGATACAAATGCATGGCTGGCGACATTGACGAATAGCTCACTGCCCGCGGCGTTCTATGCGGGCGACGCGCTCGGATCGTTCAACTCCATCATGCGCTTCGTCACCGGACTTTTGGCTGGTCTGGGAATCGTCTGGCTCGTCTTCCCTTACGTCTTTCAAACTCAGGCACTTGAACGTGAACTGGAGAAATTGGATTATGGCAAAGTCATCGAACAAATCAAGAACAAAAATCCGACTCCTTCTGGCGGATGACCATCACATCGTCCGCGCGGGCGTGAGACAATTGCTTGAAGGCGCAAGCGACCTCCAGGTCATTGCCGAGGCGGGAGACGGCGAAGAGGCGCAGGCGCTTATCCAGAAACACAAACCCGATGTCGCAGTGCTCGATATCCAAATGCCGAAAGCCAGCGGAATCGAAGTGACGCGCTGGGTGCGGACGCATCTGCCCGAGGTGGGCGTTTTGATCCTCACGGCGTATGACGACGACCCGTATGTGATGGCGGTCTTGCAGGCAGGTGCGAACGGATACGTCCTTAAAACGGGCCAAGCGGACGAGTTGATACAAGCCGTGCGCGATGTCCATGAGGGCAAGTCCGCGCTCGACCCGAACATCACGCGCAAGTTGATGACAAATATCTTCAAGGGACCCGAAAAGAATATCATTGAGCCGCTGACCGACCGCGAACTCGATGTGCTCCGGCTGGCGGCAAAAGGCTATACCAACAAAGCCATCGGCGTGCAGCTCAGCATCAGTGACCGCACCGTGCAGGGACATCTTGCGCACATCTTCGCCAAACTGCAAGCCGGCAGCCGCACCGAAGCCGTCATGCGCGGCGTATCACTGGGTCTGATCTCGCAAAGTTCAGGTAATTTCACGGACGAATGAAACATTTCCTGCCGGGCTGGCGCGGTCTGACACAACTCTTTGCAGCGACCATCCTGCCGCTGACGTTATTGTTGTTGCTCATCGCATTTGGCGGCGTCAACATGCACCAGCAGGATATGCGTGCCCTGGTCGGGGAGCGTGACGAGCGGGCGGTCCAATCCGCCGCCGCCGCCCTACAATCCGAACTGCACCACCGCATGGCGACCATAACCAGCATGGCGGTGCTGGCATCGGAAAACCTCCCTTTCCAGGGAATCTTCGCCACCACAACCGACCTTGCCAGGGACTTCAACGGGGGGATTGCATTTCTAAATTCGGATGGACAGTTGCTTGAGCATAAGAGCAATGAAGGATTTTGGGGATGGGTGTCTCAAAGCTCCAACACAATGACGCTCGCTTCCGCCACCGACCCAGGACCAATAT from Anaerolineales bacterium includes:
- a CDS encoding DUF2085 domain-containing protein → MNTHSKTNVFQWISVHWFETFLIVYGLWVFVPFLAPVFMQLGWTGAGRAVYFIYSFFCHQLPERSFFWFGGQTMYSLGEIQAAWQNTSNPMILRQFIGNEAMGWKVAWSDRMISFYTSVWFFALLWYPFRRGIKPISWWFFSLLLLPIAVDGITHAVSDLAGIGQGFRDTNAWLATLTNSSLPAAFYAGDALGSFNSIMRFVTGLLAGLGIVWLVFPYVFQTQALERELEKLDYGKVIEQIKNKNPTPSGG
- a CDS encoding response regulator transcription factor, giving the protein MAKSSNKSRTKIRLLLADDHHIVRAGVRQLLEGASDLQVIAEAGDGEEAQALIQKHKPDVAVLDIQMPKASGIEVTRWVRTHLPEVGVLILTAYDDDPYVMAVLQAGANGYVLKTGQADELIQAVRDVHEGKSALDPNITRKLMTNIFKGPEKNIIEPLTDRELDVLRLAAKGYTNKAIGVQLSISDRTVQGHLAHIFAKLQAGSRTEAVMRGVSLGLISQSSGNFTDE